A part of Gramella sp. MAR_2010_147 genomic DNA contains:
- a CDS encoding DsbA family oxidoreductase, protein MKEKLKIDIISDVVCPWCTIGYKRLEKAIAEMGIQDQVEIEWQPFELNPNMPAEGQNVTEHITEKYGSTLAQQEESQQRMTEIGKELGFTFDYFDEMRMVNTFEAHILLDYAKEFGKQTELKMRLTTAFFSERKNVSNRDVLKQALFEVGLNADEGLIRLDNEEARTKVRNEQAYWKSLGVNSVPTIVFNRKSAVTGAQPVEVFKQVLTELTE, encoded by the coding sequence ATGAAAGAAAAATTAAAGATAGATATCATATCAGATGTGGTGTGCCCATGGTGTACCATAGGATATAAACGACTTGAAAAAGCTATAGCAGAAATGGGTATCCAGGATCAGGTTGAAATTGAATGGCAGCCTTTTGAACTGAATCCCAATATGCCTGCTGAAGGTCAGAATGTAACCGAGCATATTACAGAAAAATACGGCTCAACATTAGCACAGCAGGAAGAATCTCAGCAGCGCATGACCGAAATTGGAAAAGAACTTGGCTTTACCTTTGATTATTTTGATGAGATGAGAATGGTAAATACGTTTGAAGCCCATATTTTATTAGATTATGCTAAAGAGTTTGGTAAACAAACAGAACTAAAAATGCGACTTACCACGGCTTTTTTTAGTGAGCGCAAAAATGTTTCTAACAGGGATGTCTTGAAACAAGCACTATTTGAAGTGGGTTTGAATGCAGATGAAGGTTTGATCAGACTCGATAATGAAGAAGCTCGCACAAAAGTTAGAAACGAACAGGCTTATTGGAAAAGTTTAGGGGTGAACTCGGTACCAACAATAGTTTTCAATAGAAAAAGTGCTGTTACGGGAGCCCAACCGGTAGAAGTATTCAAACAGGTTTTAACAGAGTTGACAGAATAG